A genomic stretch from Prochlorococcus marinus str. MIT 9312 includes:
- a CDS encoding adenylosuccinate synthase, with translation MANVVVIGAQWGDEGKGKITDLLSRSADVVVRYQGGVNAGHTIVVDDKVLKLHLIPSGILYKNKTCLIGSGTVVDPKILLKEIDMLIDNEIDISGLKLSSTSHVTMPYHRILDEAMEADRGSNKIGTTGRGIGPTYADKSQRNGIRVRDLLNKERLRDVIEIPLREKNGLLEKIYGIKPLKTEDIVEEYLDYGERLSKHVVDCTRTIHSASKNKKNILFEGAQGTLLDLDHGTYPFVTSSNPISGGACIGAGVGPTLIDRVIGVAKAYTTRVGEGPFPTELQGSINDQLCDRGSEFGTTTGRRRRCGWFDGVIGKYAVSVNGLDCLAVTKLDVLDELDEIQVCIAYDLDGERIDYFPTNSDDLKKCKPIFKKLKGWQCSTANCRNLSDLPQNAMNYLRFLAELMEVPIAIVSLGANRDQTIVIEDPIHGPKRALLR, from the coding sequence TTGGCTAATGTTGTTGTAATCGGGGCCCAATGGGGTGACGAAGGAAAAGGTAAAATAACAGATTTACTTAGTCGTTCGGCTGATGTTGTCGTTCGTTACCAAGGAGGTGTAAATGCTGGTCACACTATAGTTGTAGATGATAAAGTCTTAAAATTACATTTAATTCCTTCAGGGATACTCTATAAAAATAAAACTTGTTTAATTGGATCAGGAACAGTTGTAGATCCGAAAATCTTGCTGAAAGAAATTGATATGTTAATTGATAATGAAATTGACATCTCAGGATTAAAACTTTCATCAACATCACATGTAACAATGCCTTACCACCGAATATTAGATGAAGCTATGGAAGCTGATAGAGGCTCAAATAAAATAGGGACGACAGGTCGTGGAATTGGCCCTACATATGCTGATAAGTCGCAAAGGAATGGTATTAGAGTAAGAGATTTACTTAATAAGGAAAGATTAAGAGATGTTATCGAAATTCCATTAAGAGAAAAAAACGGTCTATTAGAAAAAATCTATGGTATTAAACCACTCAAAACAGAAGACATTGTTGAAGAATATCTTGACTATGGTGAAAGATTATCAAAACATGTAGTCGACTGTACTAGAACTATACATTCAGCCTCAAAAAATAAGAAGAATATTCTATTTGAAGGTGCTCAGGGGACTCTGCTTGACTTAGACCATGGGACATATCCTTTTGTTACCTCATCAAACCCTATATCAGGAGGTGCTTGCATTGGAGCTGGAGTTGGCCCTACGTTAATCGATAGAGTTATAGGAGTCGCAAAAGCATACACCACAAGAGTAGGTGAGGGCCCATTCCCAACGGAATTACAGGGAAGTATCAATGATCAACTCTGTGATAGAGGTAGTGAATTTGGAACCACTACTGGTAGAAGGAGGAGGTGTGGGTGGTTTGATGGAGTTATTGGTAAATATGCTGTATCTGTAAATGGTCTTGATTGTTTAGCAGTTACGAAACTAGATGTACTAGATGAATTAGATGAGATTCAAGTTTGCATTGCATATGATCTAGATGGAGAGCGAATAGACTACTTCCCTACAAATTCAGATGACTTAAAAAAATGCAAGCCAATCTTCAAGAAATTAAAAGGTTGGCAATGTTCAACTGCAAATTGTAGAAATCTATCTGATCTCCCTCAAAATGCCATGAATTACCTCAGATTTTTAGCTGAATTAATGGAAGTTCCAATTGCTATTGTCTCATTGGGGGCGAATAGAGATCAAACTATAGTAATTGAAGACCCAATACATGGACCTAAAAGAGCTCTTCTAAGATAA
- the psb27 gene encoding photosystem II protein Psb27, whose protein sequence is MLLKWTSELIIKNLTKAISFSLSFIVIFTLFNSPSIAAKTSMTGDYTKDTISVVKTLQIAVDTPKDSPNKDEVRSESLTLITDYISRYRNRGMVNKTQSFTTMQTALNAMAGHYKNFASRPLPDKLKERLTKEFSLAEKMVLRES, encoded by the coding sequence ATGTTACTAAAATGGACATCAGAATTAATTATTAAAAATCTCACCAAAGCTATATCTTTTTCACTCTCCTTTATTGTTATTTTTACATTATTCAATTCCCCTTCTATAGCTGCAAAAACCTCAATGACTGGTGACTATACAAAAGATACAATCTCAGTTGTTAAAACATTACAAATAGCAGTTGATACTCCAAAGGATTCTCCAAATAAAGATGAAGTAAGAAGTGAATCTCTTACCCTTATAACTGATTATATTTCTAGATACAGAAATAGAGGGATGGTGAACAAAACTCAATCATTTACCACAATGCAAACAGCATTAAATGCTATGGCAGGCCATTACAAAAACTTTGCAAGTAGACCTTTACCAGATAAACTTAAAGAGCGTTTAACCAAAGAATTTTCTCTTGCTGAAAAAATGGTTCTAAGAGAAAGTTGA
- a CDS encoding proline--tRNA ligase yields MRVTTSFPLGTLRDTPSEAEIISHQLLLKAGYIRRVYSGIYAYMPIMLKVIEKISKIIEIELNSIGCTKLLLPQLHPANLWKKSERWEGYTAGEGIMFNLKDRQGKEFGLAPTHEEVITSIASEIINSYKQLPQCFYQIQTKFRDEIRPRFGLMRSREFIMKDGYSFHSSEKDLASFYEKVGNAYENIFKSCGLETVGVEADSGAIGGASSKEFMVTADAGEDSILFTQSGSYAANIEKAVSIPSQPIPLKNNISGWIETPEQKTILEVCKNNNLDPSQIIKVVVFLAKFEIKSEVPILACIRGDQHINEVKLFNLINKLHSSNLLHLQKIEDIKIIEKNLVNFPLGFIGPDLDNETIKASSNWDKTWTRIIDHSASTLSKFISGANKVNFHKVFQEFSFTSKDYLIEDIRNAKKGDKIKINDNEELKEKKGIEIGHIFQLGQKYSEKLNAKFSDKDGHLKNLWMGCYGIGVTRIAQAAIEQNHDQKGICWPIQISPFEVIIIPTNLKDQIQRDLTEQIYNNFLVNKIDVLLDDREDRAGVKFKDAELIGIPFQIIIGRDSINNEVELICRTNNTKFKISAHKLLETFISESEIMYNKNS; encoded by the coding sequence ATGCGAGTAACCACCTCATTTCCTCTGGGGACACTTCGTGACACACCTTCTGAAGCTGAGATTATTTCACATCAATTACTTTTAAAAGCTGGTTACATTCGCAGAGTTTACAGCGGCATTTATGCATACATGCCAATAATGCTTAAAGTTATTGAGAAAATATCTAAAATAATAGAGATAGAACTCAATAGTATTGGTTGCACAAAATTACTCTTACCTCAACTTCATCCTGCAAATTTATGGAAAAAAAGTGAAAGGTGGGAAGGATATACTGCAGGGGAAGGAATAATGTTTAATCTAAAAGACAGACAAGGGAAAGAATTTGGTTTAGCTCCAACTCACGAAGAGGTGATAACAAGTATTGCATCAGAGATCATCAACTCCTATAAGCAATTACCTCAATGTTTTTACCAAATTCAGACAAAATTTAGAGATGAAATAAGGCCAAGATTTGGATTAATGAGGAGTAGAGAATTTATAATGAAAGATGGTTATTCTTTCCATTCTTCAGAAAAAGACCTGGCTTCATTTTATGAAAAGGTGGGCAATGCTTACGAAAATATTTTTAAATCTTGTGGACTAGAGACAGTAGGGGTTGAAGCAGATAGTGGAGCCATTGGCGGGGCCTCCTCCAAAGAATTTATGGTAACTGCAGATGCTGGGGAAGACTCCATCTTGTTTACTCAAAGCGGTTCATATGCTGCGAATATTGAAAAAGCTGTTTCCATTCCCTCTCAACCTATTCCATTAAAAAATAATATTTCAGGATGGATAGAAACACCTGAACAAAAAACAATTCTCGAAGTTTGTAAAAATAATAATTTAGACCCTAGTCAGATTATTAAAGTCGTAGTATTTCTTGCAAAGTTTGAGATTAAATCGGAGGTCCCAATTCTTGCTTGCATAAGAGGAGATCAACATATTAATGAAGTAAAGCTTTTTAACTTAATAAATAAACTTCATAGTTCCAACCTCCTGCATCTTCAGAAAATTGAAGACATAAAAATTATCGAAAAAAACCTAGTTAACTTTCCTTTAGGTTTTATCGGGCCAGACCTAGATAATGAAACTATTAAAGCGAGTTCTAATTGGGACAAAACATGGACGAGAATAATTGATCATTCTGCAAGTACTCTCTCAAAGTTTATAAGTGGTGCGAATAAAGTTAATTTCCACAAAGTTTTTCAGGAGTTTTCTTTTACTTCAAAAGATTATCTAATAGAGGATATTAGGAATGCTAAAAAAGGAGATAAAATAAAAATCAATGATAATGAAGAACTCAAAGAAAAAAAAGGTATTGAGATAGGACATATTTTTCAACTAGGACAAAAATATAGTGAAAAATTAAATGCTAAGTTTTCTGATAAGGATGGTCATTTGAAAAATTTATGGATGGGTTGTTATGGAATTGGAGTAACAAGAATAGCTCAAGCTGCTATTGAACAGAATCATGATCAAAAAGGAATTTGTTGGCCGATCCAGATTTCTCCTTTTGAAGTCATTATTATTCCAACCAACCTAAAAGATCAGATTCAAAGAGACCTTACAGAGCAAATATATAACAACTTTTTAGTTAATAAAATTGACGTTCTTCTTGATGACAGGGAAGATAGAGCGGGCGTGAAATTCAAAGATGCAGAATTAATTGGAATTCCTTTTCAAATAATTATTGGTAGAGATTCTATTAACAACGAAGTAGAACTTATATGCAGAACAAATAATACTAAATTTAAAATTAGTGCCCATAAATTGTTGGAAACATTTATTTCCGAATCAGAAATAATGTACAATAAAAATTCTTAA
- a CDS encoding inorganic diphosphatase — MDLSSIPPSPMKGIVNIVVEIPAGSRNKYEYCSEAGIMALDRVLHSSVRYPFDYGFIPNTLADDGAPLDAMVIMDEPTFAGCLIKARPIGVLDMHDCGAYDGKLLCVPMANPRQANIVSIKQIAPNQLEDVAEFFRTSKGLDGRTVQIDGWRDFDAVENLLKNCTPLKKKSFKVLKKSTISKVN; from the coding sequence ATGGATCTTAGTTCGATACCTCCATCTCCAATGAAGGGAATAGTAAATATTGTTGTTGAAATACCTGCAGGAAGTAGGAATAAGTATGAATATTGTTCTGAGGCAGGAATAATGGCATTGGATAGAGTACTTCATTCTTCTGTGAGGTACCCTTTTGACTATGGTTTTATCCCAAATACCCTTGCAGATGATGGAGCTCCTCTTGATGCGATGGTGATAATGGACGAACCTACTTTTGCTGGTTGTCTAATAAAAGCTAGACCTATTGGAGTTTTGGACATGCATGATTGTGGTGCATATGACGGAAAACTTTTATGCGTGCCTATGGCTAATCCTAGACAGGCAAATATAGTAAGTATAAAGCAAATTGCTCCTAATCAACTCGAGGATGTTGCTGAATTTTTTAGAACTAGTAAAGGACTTGATGGAAGAACAGTTCAAATTGATGGTTGGAGGGATTTTGATGCAGTTGAAAATCTATTGAAAAATTGCACACCCCTAAAAAAGAAAAGCTTTAAAGTGCTTAAGAAATCAACCATTAGTAAAGTAAATTGA
- a CDS encoding Spx/MgsR family RNA polymerase-binding regulatory protein, giving the protein MKKIIFYSYLKCSTCRKAAKWLDKKDFEYQLIDIVKEPPLLDYLNLALEQYSPDKKRIFNTRGKAFKSINLDIYSLSKEEIIQLLLSDGKLIKRPFLVYEEKKVILGFNEIEYAEQFM; this is encoded by the coding sequence TTGAAGAAAATAATTTTTTATAGTTATTTAAAATGCTCTACTTGCCGAAAAGCTGCTAAGTGGCTTGATAAAAAAGATTTTGAATACCAATTAATTGATATTGTAAAAGAACCTCCACTATTAGATTATTTAAATTTAGCTTTAGAACAATACTCTCCTGATAAAAAAAGGATTTTTAATACAAGAGGGAAAGCCTTTAAATCGATTAATCTTGATATTTACTCTTTATCAAAAGAGGAAATAATTCAACTTCTTTTAAGTGATGGTAAATTAATAAAAAGACCGTTTTTGGTTTATGAAGAAAAAAAAGTGATACTAGGGTTTAACGAAATTGAATATGCCGAACAATTTATGTAA
- the lepB gene encoding signal peptidase I yields MPSSIKSFLKEWGLLILLTFFVSSCRSFFAEPRYIPSGSMLPELQINDRLIIEKFSLRNSLPRRGDIVVFKSPYSFDEKLISSRSKPLPNKRYCFFMSFPPMSFIPGLRDQACDAYIKRVVALPGEIVSVNTNGEVIINNKLIPEPYVTYKCSLSLFNRCGEFENIKVPKDHFLVLGDNRSNSWDGRYWPGSKFLHKNEIIGRAYLRFWPLSKAGFFNN; encoded by the coding sequence ATGCCTTCTTCTATTAAAAGTTTTTTAAAAGAATGGGGTCTACTAATTCTACTAACTTTTTTTGTTTCTTCTTGTAGATCTTTTTTCGCTGAACCTCGTTATATCCCCTCTGGTTCAATGCTCCCAGAATTACAAATAAACGATAGGTTAATTATTGAAAAGTTCTCTCTGAGGAACTCTTTACCAAGAAGAGGAGATATTGTAGTTTTTAAATCTCCTTACTCATTTGATGAAAAACTAATTTCATCGAGATCTAAGCCGTTACCAAACAAAAGATATTGTTTTTTTATGAGTTTTCCTCCAATGTCTTTTATTCCTGGTTTGAGGGACCAAGCTTGCGATGCTTATATCAAAAGAGTAGTTGCGCTCCCTGGAGAAATTGTAAGTGTAAATACTAATGGTGAAGTAATAATAAATAATAAATTAATTCCTGAACCTTATGTAACTTATAAGTGCTCATTATCCCTTTTTAATAGATGTGGTGAATTTGAAAATATAAAAGTTCCTAAAGATCATTTTTTAGTTTTAGGCGATAATAGGTCAAATAGCTGGGATGGAAGATATTGGCCTGGAAGTAAATTTCTTCACAAAAATGAGATTATTGGAAGAGCTTATTTAAGATTTTGGCCTCTTAGTAAAGCTGGCTTTTTTAATAATTAA
- a CDS encoding histidine phosphatase family protein, with the protein MTIRLVLVRHGLSSFNAKGLIQGRTDDSLLTDEGYEQALKAGKALSKINFDKIYSSPLVRAAETAKTIKESFNKEQEITFDNNLLEVDLSEWSGIKIDEIKNKFPEIYPIWKNDPENLILKRSDGKTYKPIQDLFEQATNFLENILRIYLDKDDVNILVVGHNAILRCLILLSLGKPTQGFRKIRLENASFSILNLSIHGKSFNTQIECLNQTSHLNKNIPNQIGDSRIFLIRHGETNWNKEGRFQGQIDIPLNENGKDQARKTFEYLRNISFNKAFSSSMDRPYETAQIIVQNNKDLKIEKIDSLVEISHGLWEGKLESEIREKWPVLLKNWHDKPEEVIMPEGESIKDVSERSIEAFDKICLSQKDNDLSLVVAHDAVNKTLICNILGINYSNIWMIKQGNGGITIIDIFKDPSKAPVISALNITTHLGGVIDSTASGAL; encoded by the coding sequence ATGACTATAAGATTAGTTTTGGTTAGGCATGGACTAAGTAGTTTCAATGCAAAAGGATTAATTCAAGGACGGACAGATGATTCATTATTAACTGATGAAGGATACGAACAAGCACTCAAAGCAGGAAAAGCATTATCAAAAATAAACTTCGATAAAATCTATTCGTCACCTCTCGTGAGAGCTGCAGAGACTGCGAAAACAATTAAAGAAAGCTTCAACAAAGAACAAGAAATTACATTCGATAATAATTTGTTAGAGGTAGACCTTAGTGAATGGTCTGGTATAAAAATTGATGAAATAAAAAACAAATTTCCAGAAATTTATCCTATTTGGAAAAATGATCCAGAAAATCTTATTTTAAAAAGAAGTGACGGTAAAACATATAAACCAATTCAAGATTTATTTGAACAAGCAACAAATTTTTTAGAAAATATTTTGAGAATTTATTTAGACAAAGATGATGTAAATATTTTAGTAGTTGGGCATAATGCAATTCTAAGATGTTTAATCCTTTTGTCATTGGGAAAGCCTACCCAAGGCTTTAGAAAAATAAGATTAGAGAATGCTTCTTTTTCAATTCTCAATCTTTCAATTCATGGTAAATCTTTTAACACACAAATTGAATGTTTAAATCAAACATCTCATCTTAATAAAAACATTCCCAATCAAATTGGAGATTCAAGAATTTTCCTAATAAGGCATGGTGAAACAAACTGGAACAAAGAAGGTAGATTCCAAGGCCAAATTGATATCCCACTAAACGAAAACGGTAAAGATCAAGCGAGAAAGACTTTTGAATATTTGAGAAATATTTCTTTCAATAAGGCATTTTCAAGTTCAATGGATAGGCCTTACGAGACTGCACAAATAATTGTTCAAAATAATAAAGATTTAAAAATAGAAAAAATAGATTCACTTGTAGAAATTAGTCACGGATTATGGGAGGGTAAACTGGAATCAGAAATCAGAGAAAAGTGGCCTGTTTTGCTAAAAAATTGGCATGATAAACCTGAAGAAGTAATAATGCCCGAAGGGGAATCTATAAAAGATGTATCAGAAAGGTCCATAGAAGCTTTTGACAAAATTTGTCTATCTCAAAAAGATAATGATTTAAGCCTTGTAGTCGCTCATGATGCAGTCAATAAAACTCTGATTTGCAATATACTTGGGATTAATTATTCAAATATCTGGATGATAAAACAAGGTAATGGTGGCATAACTATAATTGACATTTTTAAAGATCCCAGTAAAGCCCCTGTAATTAGTGCTCTAAATATCACAACTCATCTAGGAGGTGTCATTGATTCAACTGCTTCTGGAGCGCTTTAA
- a CDS encoding CPBP family intramembrane glutamic endopeptidase, giving the protein MIFKNISKTKLSLALISLVITFFVWQQGLRDSLSRPSVSFDISQKEQEIVELAVQSIPTNLKKFFITNDPIDQINNSLSEVSFNELSERNKLIRIISLESNESLIFKNRSKEFENKNYNLLIDEIQKKSNNNSYNPNSEKFDFFKRDRFLYHLLSKKFDFDDSSVITKSFSSKMFLKILAIRLIPLLTILLGSILALKTLWTAISLKKFVWKEIKSLDLELIDMVLLIAGGFVVLGEVVSPLFSISLVELISKNISNELSQSLKIFFGYLFMAIPPLWIVYYQIKSLNGEFSLKKDYFQFNFLPIKDAIIQGIKGWLTIVPFVLLISLIMNSLIDNQNGSNPLLEIVLNNNNYLSFILLFLTTTLLAPLFEEIIFRGILLPTLSRDFGIILGIIVSAFIFALAHLSLGEMPPLFVLGIGLGITRIASGSLLSSVIMHSLWNGLTFLNLFLLRT; this is encoded by the coding sequence ATGATCTTTAAAAATATTTCTAAAACGAAACTTTCATTAGCTTTAATTTCTCTTGTCATAACTTTCTTCGTATGGCAACAAGGGTTAAGAGATAGTTTGAGTAGACCATCTGTTTCATTTGATATAAGTCAAAAGGAACAAGAAATTGTTGAATTAGCGGTCCAATCAATACCAACAAACCTTAAAAAATTTTTTATCACAAATGATCCTATTGATCAAATAAATAATTCACTCTCTGAGGTCTCATTTAATGAACTTTCAGAAAGAAATAAATTAATTCGAATAATTTCTTTAGAATCAAATGAATCTTTAATCTTTAAGAATAGATCTAAAGAGTTTGAGAATAAAAACTATAACTTACTAATTGATGAGATACAAAAAAAATCCAATAATAATTCTTATAATCCAAATTCTGAAAAGTTTGATTTTTTTAAAAGGGATAGATTTTTATATCACCTTTTAAGCAAGAAATTTGATTTTGACGATAGTTCAGTAATAACAAAATCATTTTCAAGCAAAATGTTTTTAAAAATATTAGCCATTAGATTAATACCACTTTTGACAATATTGCTTGGCTCTATACTAGCTTTAAAAACATTATGGACAGCCATATCTTTGAAAAAATTTGTGTGGAAAGAAATTAAATCCTTAGACTTAGAATTAATAGATATGGTTTTATTAATTGCAGGTGGATTTGTTGTTTTAGGAGAAGTGGTCTCACCTTTGTTTTCAATAAGTTTAGTTGAACTTATTTCTAAAAATATCTCAAATGAGTTGTCTCAATCTCTGAAAATTTTCTTTGGATATCTTTTTATGGCTATTCCTCCATTATGGATAGTTTATTATCAAATTAAATCTTTGAATGGTGAATTTAGTTTAAAAAAAGATTATTTTCAGTTCAATTTTTTGCCAATAAAAGACGCAATTATACAAGGAATTAAAGGTTGGTTAACAATTGTTCCTTTTGTTTTATTGATTTCTCTAATTATGAATAGTCTGATCGATAATCAAAATGGTAGTAATCCTTTGCTTGAAATTGTACTTAATAATAATAATTATTTATCATTTATTCTTTTATTTTTAACAACAACTCTACTGGCTCCTTTATTTGAGGAGATTATATTTCGCGGTATTTTACTACCAACTCTTTCAAGAGATTTTGGAATAATTTTGGGCATCATAGTTTCCGCTTTTATCTTTGCTTTAGCTCATTTAAGTCTGGGAGAAATGCCGCCATTATTTGTTCTAGGAATAGGACTAGGAATTACAAGAATTGCATCAGGGAGTTTGCTATCTTCAGTAATTATGCATTCTTTATGGAATGGATTGACCTTTTTAAATTTGTTCTTATTGAGAACATAA
- a CDS encoding peptidoglycan D,D-transpeptidase FtsI family protein, translating into MRKYKKIVQIIPLDKRRFKLLYIFSLLMIFCLFGRLVNLQVFNASDLKKKARLIQSSTTNALKKRRSIVDRNNRLIAYDKPLYKLWAHPRYFNFPGDSIKEVRSIEEVAKKLSPILDIKDKKLLEKFNDKSSGIMLLDKISEEKAEKIKNLQISGLDLFKYSQRYYPQGELYSNLVGFVNDENKGSAGLELHLDNQIKVFNKSNLIKRGGDGTPLPDNSAPGDFIYDYKSLGLTIDSKLQKASLNALSKQISKWKAKKGFAMVMDVNNGQILSLVAVPSYDPNKFWQYDSELFRGWYSQDLFEPGSTFKPINLALALEEKVIQKDGLVEDSGKINVGGWTLSNWDKKGNGYIDYPKVLQVSSNVGMVKIMQNLEPRVYWDWLKNLGINKNLETDLYESTAGQLKRKDLFVNQSIEPAVASFGKGFSISPLKLAQLHAALANGGFEVTPHVTSNFKERVNQNSKKQFFSPEVSKIVLEWMESVVDKGSGSGVKIEGYRIAGKTGTSQKALNGVYTSKKVCSFVATLPVNDPKYVVLVVVDEPSKLYAYGSTVAVPVAKEIIESLIVIEKIPPKVKGHGMIVKKL; encoded by the coding sequence ATGAGAAAATATAAAAAAATTGTTCAAATTATACCTCTTGATAAAAGGAGATTTAAATTACTCTATATTTTTAGCTTGCTAATGATATTTTGTTTGTTTGGTAGGTTAGTTAACTTGCAAGTCTTTAATGCCTCAGATTTGAAAAAGAAAGCGAGATTAATACAATCTTCTACAACTAACGCCTTGAAAAAAAGGAGATCGATTGTTGACAGAAATAATAGACTCATTGCTTACGATAAACCCCTTTATAAGCTGTGGGCTCATCCAAGATATTTTAATTTTCCTGGTGATTCTATTAAAGAAGTTCGTAGCATTGAAGAAGTTGCGAAAAAATTATCACCTATTTTGGATATTAAAGATAAAAAACTCTTGGAAAAATTTAATGACAAAAGCAGCGGCATCATGCTTTTGGATAAAATTTCTGAAGAAAAAGCAGAAAAGATTAAAAACCTTCAAATAAGCGGACTTGATTTGTTTAAATACTCTCAAAGATATTATCCACAAGGGGAACTTTATTCCAATCTTGTTGGTTTTGTTAATGATGAGAATAAAGGTTCAGCAGGTTTAGAGCTTCATTTGGATAATCAAATTAAAGTTTTTAATAAAAGTAATCTAATAAAAAGAGGAGGAGATGGCACCCCTCTGCCTGATAATTCAGCTCCAGGTGATTTTATTTATGATTACAAGAGTTTAGGTCTAACTATAGATTCAAAATTACAGAAAGCGTCATTAAATGCATTGTCAAAGCAAATAAGTAAATGGAAAGCAAAGAAGGGATTTGCCATGGTTATGGATGTTAATAATGGTCAGATTCTTTCCTTGGTTGCAGTGCCTTCATATGATCCGAATAAATTTTGGCAGTATGATTCTGAACTCTTTAGAGGTTGGTATTCTCAAGATTTATTTGAGCCGGGTTCAACTTTTAAGCCTATTAATCTTGCCTTAGCGTTAGAAGAAAAAGTAATCCAAAAAGATGGTTTAGTTGAAGATAGCGGAAAGATTAATGTTGGAGGATGGACACTTTCTAATTGGGATAAAAAAGGTAATGGATACATTGATTATCCAAAAGTATTGCAGGTTTCAAGTAATGTTGGGATGGTAAAAATAATGCAAAATTTAGAGCCTAGAGTTTATTGGGATTGGCTGAAGAATTTAGGTATAAATAAAAATTTAGAGACTGACTTATATGAATCAACTGCAGGCCAATTAAAGAGAAAAGATTTATTCGTAAATCAATCAATAGAGCCTGCTGTGGCTTCTTTTGGGAAGGGTTTCTCAATCTCGCCACTTAAATTGGCTCAACTTCATGCGGCTCTAGCTAATGGCGGTTTTGAAGTTACTCCCCATGTAACCTCAAATTTCAAAGAAAGAGTAAATCAAAACTCAAAAAAACAATTTTTTTCTCCTGAGGTCTCTAAAATTGTTCTTGAATGGATGGAGAGCGTGGTTGATAAAGGTAGTGGATCTGGAGTGAAAATTGAGGGTTATAGAATAGCTGGAAAAACAGGGACTTCTCAAAAAGCTTTAAATGGTGTGTATACAAGTAAAAAAGTTTGTAGTTTTGTCGCCACCTTACCAGTAAATGATCCGAAATATGTTGTCCTTGTTGTCGTTGATGAGCCATCAAAATTATATGCATATGGTTCAACTGTTGCAGTACCAGTTGCGAAAGAAATTATCGAGAGTTTAATAGTAATTGAAAAAATACCTCCTAAGGTTAAAGGTCATGGAATGATTGTTAAAAAACTCTAA
- the tal gene encoding transaldolase: protein MKSILEQLSSMTVVVADTGDLDSIKKFQPRDATTNPSLILAAAKNPDYVKLIDKAIESSENTLPNGFSEIELIKETVDQVSVFFGKEILKIISGRVSTEVDARLSFDTEATVKKARKLINLYKNFGIEKERILIKIAATWEGIKAAEILEKEGIKCNLTLLFNFCQAVTCANANITLISPFVGRILDWHKAKTGKTSFIGAEDPGVISVTQIYKYFKEKGFKTEVMGASFRNLDEIKELAGCDLLTIAPKFLEELKREKGVLIRKLDASTKINNSIDYKFEEKDFRLSMLEDQMASEKLSEGITGFSKAIEELEELLIERLSEMKNHKLISAN from the coding sequence ATGAAATCAATTTTAGAACAATTGTCCTCAATGACTGTTGTTGTTGCAGATACTGGTGATTTAGATTCGATAAAAAAATTTCAGCCAAGGGACGCTACTACTAATCCATCTTTAATACTAGCTGCAGCTAAGAACCCTGATTATGTGAAATTAATTGATAAAGCTATAGAAAGTTCAGAAAATACATTGCCCAATGGATTCTCTGAAATTGAATTAATTAAAGAAACTGTTGACCAAGTTTCAGTATTTTTTGGAAAAGAAATATTGAAAATTATTTCAGGGCGCGTATCGACAGAAGTTGACGCAAGACTTAGCTTTGACACCGAAGCTACGGTAAAAAAAGCAAGAAAATTAATCAATCTTTACAAAAATTTTGGCATTGAAAAGGAAAGAATCTTAATTAAGATTGCCGCAACGTGGGAAGGAATTAAAGCAGCTGAAATTTTGGAAAAAGAGGGTATTAAATGCAACTTAACCTTACTTTTTAACTTCTGCCAAGCGGTAACTTGTGCGAATGCAAATATAACCTTAATTTCTCCGTTCGTTGGTCGTATATTAGATTGGCATAAAGCAAAAACTGGTAAAACTAGTTTTATAGGTGCTGAAGACCCAGGTGTTATTTCGGTTACGCAGATTTATAAGTATTTTAAAGAAAAAGGATTCAAGACAGAAGTAATGGGAGCTAGTTTTAGAAATCTTGATGAAATAAAAGAATTAGCAGGTTGCGATCTTTTAACAATAGCACCAAAATTTCTAGAGGAACTAAAAAGAGAAAAAGGAGTTTTGATTAGGAAATTAGATGCAAGTACCAAAATAAATAATTCTATTGACTATAAATTTGAGGAAAAAGACTTTAGATTGAGTATGTTAGAAGATCAAATGGCCAGTGAGAAGCTTAGTGAAGGTATCACAGGATTCAGTAAGGCTATAGAAGAATTAGAAGAACTCCTAATAGAGAGATTATCAGAAATGAAAAATCATAAATTAATTTCTGCCAACTAA